Proteins encoded together in one Anguilla anguilla isolate fAngAng1 chromosome 9, fAngAng1.pri, whole genome shotgun sequence window:
- the tpte gene encoding putative tyrosine-protein phosphatase TPTE, whose product MSVRYSPESEPKQANGVEANGKEETNIQIDDGKEESVEPDTMYQRIRKKITPFVMSFGFRMFGVVLIIVDIILVIADLAMPTRSREVGDALEAVSLAISLFFLVDVLLRIYVEGFKVYFSSKLNILDACIVVITLVVTMIYTFTDLTGPSLIPRMVSFLRALRILILVRIFRLAAQKKELEKVTRRMVSENKRRYQKDGFDLDLTYVTDRVIAMSFPSSGKQSFYRNPIREVARFLDTKHADHYKVYNLCSEKGYDPQFFHYRVERVFIGDHNVPTLGDMLKFTADVREWMAADPSNIIAIHCKGGKGRTGTMVCTWLIDSDQFESAQDSLNYFGERRTDKSMSSKFQGVETPSQSRYVGYYEIMKNQYNRQLPPEKSLKIRSVRIHSILGVGKGNGSDLKVKIIVKQETVFQCVCGKQENCLLFPDPGNNEVVISLQEGPVVSGDVKVMFESSAGLPKGYENCPFYFWFNTSFVQNNTLYLSRDELDNPHKPKTWEIYKEDFGLTLSFCDP is encoded by the exons ATGTCTGTGCGGTACAGCCCGGAGTCAGAGCCTAAACAGGCTAATGG CGTTGAGGCCAATGGGAAAGAGGAGACCAATATACAGATTGATGATGGCAAAGAGGAGAGCGTTGAACCTGACACCATGTACCA gcGAATCCGAAAGAAGATTACTCCATTCGTGATGTCCTTTGGGTTTCG GATGTTCGGTGTGGTGCTGATAATCGTTGACATCATCCTGGTCATCGCTGACCTGGCCATGCCCACCCGCAGCCGGGAGGTGGGAGACGCGCTGGAGGCGGTGTCCCTGGCTATCTCGCTTTTCTTCCTGGTGGATGTCCTCCTCCGGATCTATGTGGAGGG GTTCAAGGTGTACTTCAGCTCCAAACTGAACATCCTCGACGCCTGCATTGTGGTTATCACTCTGGTTGTTACTATGATCTACACTTTTACTGACCTGACTGGGCCCAGCCTTATTCCCAG GATGGTGTCCTTCCTGAGGGCACTGAGGATCCTCATCCTGGTGCGTATCTTCAGACTGGCTGCACAGaagaaggagctggagaaggtcACTAGGAGAATG GTCTCGGAAAACAAAAGGCGGTACCAGAAAGACGGGTTTGATCTGGACCTCACCTatgtcacag ACCGTGTCATTGCCATGTCATTCCCCTCATCTGGGAAACAGTCTTTCTATAGGAACCCAATCAGA GAGGTGGCAAGGTTCCTGGACACCAAGCATGCAGATCACTACAAAGTGTACAACCTTTGCA gtgaGAAAGGCTATGATCCCCAGTTCTTCCACTACAGGGTGGAGCGGGTGTTCATTGGTGACCACAATGTTCCTACTCTAGG AGACATGCTGAAGTTCACTGCTGACGTTAGGGAGTGGATGGCAGCTGACCCCAGCAACATCATCGCCATCCACTGTAAAGGAGGCAAGG GACGGACTGGGACCATGGTCTGCACCTGGTTGATTGACAGTGACCAGTTTGAGAGTGCACAG GACAGTTTAAATTACTTTGGGGAGCGGAGGACAGATAAAAGCATGAGTTCCAAGTTCCAGGGAGTGGAGACCCCCTCGCAG AGCAGATATGTGGGTTACTATGAAATTATGAAGAACCAATACAACAGGCAACTGCCCCCAGAGAAGAGTCTGAAAATAAGGAGCGTCCGAATCCATTCTATACTGG GTGTGGGGAAGGGCAACGGCAGTGACCTGAAGGTGAAGATCATTGTTAAGCAGGAGACAGTGTTCCAGTGCGTCTGCGGCAAACAGGAGAACTGCCTG CTGTTCCCAGACCCTGGCAATAATGAAGTAGTCATCAGTTTACAGGAGGGGCCGGTGGTCAGTGGTGATGTCAAGGTCATGTTCGAGTCCAGTGCT GGTCTTCCTAAGGGATATGAAAACTGCCCTTTCTACTTCTGGTTCAACACTTCATTTGTACAAAATAACAC GCTTTATCTGTCGAGGGATGAGCTGGACAACCCACACAAGCCCAAAACCTGGGAAATCTACAAGGAAGACTTTGGTCTGACTCTGTCGTTCTGTGACCCTTAA